The Rhizobium sp. BT04 genomic interval GCATCGCCGGAACCGACGGCATCGATGATCATCTTGGTCAGCAGCTCGCCGAGAACCGGAGCGCCTGCATGGATTTCGGGCTTGAGGTCCTCAACAAAGCCGCGGCCCGCCCAAGGATTCTTCACGACCACAAAAGCGGAGAACAGCTTGAGGGGCACTGCCGCGGCCTTGCCGCCTTCGATCAGCGTCGTTTCGATCTGCAATCCCGTCTTGCGAATTTGAATGGCCATGGAACACCTCATCTCTCGGTTTCGTATTATGGTATACCATAATATATGGGTGTCAAGTTGGTTCTGCGAAGGCCAGATCGACGCCTAAGTGATCCAGAATTCGGCGCACATGCGCTCCCGACCGCCCGGAAGCGCTTCTTCACTCAGCTATTTGTCTGGAGCCGGACAGTGCGGCGTCTCTCCGCAGCAAAGCGACGTGTCGGGAGGTGATCGCAGCCCATATGATACCGCCTTATATATTATTGAATATGGCATACCATCACATCGAGCAAAGTTGGGTGTCAAGCTTGGAGTTTGGATTTTCTTCATCAACGAGTTTGATGCGACCTCTCGGACGCAGCGCATTGCATAGATCATGGCGACCTGATCGACCGGGGTCCGGAAAGCTTGCCATCCCTCAGATTAGCCATGCAGGGTATTTCCGGCATTTCCAATCACACCCTCATTGGAAACCACGAGCATCGGCTGCTTCAGCTACTCCAGACTCCGGATTGCAAAGGATGGATCGCTGGCTGAAAAATGGCGCCATTGATTTTTTTCAGGAACTGGGGATCGAACCCATCGACGGATGGGAAGAAAAGGCTTCGGAGCTTCTGGGTGAGCCTATGATTGAGTGGCGGCATTCTCTACCGCTCAAATTACAAATAGGTGAGCTTCTTTTCGTCCATGCGGGCATAGACACGGATGTCCGATAGAGCTTCAGGACGGCCGAAACGCTTGCTTGGATTCGCGAGCCATGGACCTCATCGACCGGGCCATATAAAAATGATTGGGCCGTGATCCACGGCCACACGCCGATCGCGGCGGTCGAACTCGGCAACCCGCACAGAATGAACCTTGATACTGGGGCTTGCGAGACCGGTGTTTTGAGCGCGCTGCTCATTCATGGTGATCGCATGAAACTTTTTCAAACCAGCGAGTAGGCTGAGTTGCCGCGAAATTCCCAACCGGCGTTCGGCTCTTGCGATAGATGAATGCAGGAGTACCCGCGCCGATGGCGTCCAACAGCAGCGCTGGCGGTTCCTGCCCTATTCGGCAGGCTTCTGCGCCGACAGCACCGCCTCGGCAATTGCGCTGGCAGCCGCGACATGATCCATCGCCGCCCGCTGGGCACCCTCGCCGTCGCCGCGGCGGATGGCATCGATGATCTTAGACATCTGCAGCGGCCCTTCGATGCCGCGCCTTTCCGTCTTGATCGTCATCGAGCGCAGGTGGTTGATGCGCACGGTAAGCAGGTTGACGACGCCCCAGGCGACATGCCTGTCGACCATGGTGAACAGCTTTTGATAGAAAGAAGAGGTATTGGCAAGCACAGCCGCCATATCATGGTCCCGGTAGCTGTTGCGGATTGCGGTCAGGGATTCTTCCAGCGCGGCGACGATCTCGGGGCTGCCACGCTCCGCGCACAGCCGCGCCGCCATGCCTTCGAGCGCACCGCGGATCTCATAGATCTGTCTGGCTTCGTCGATATCAAGCTGGGCGACGATTGGTCCCTTGTTCGGCAGATTGGCGACCAGCCCTTCCGATTCCAGATGTCTCAGAACCTCGCGCACGACCGTCCGGCTGACGCCGAGCTGGGCGCAGAGGTCGCGCTCGACAAGGCGGTCTCCGGGACGGAAGTATCCGTTGACGATGGCCTCGCGCACCTTGTCGAGCGCCAATTCCCGCAATGTCTTCGTAGGACGCTCGACCCTGATTGCTGCGTCCTTCAGAGCACCGCTCATACCGTACCTCAGTGTTGGATTGACTTCGCACGCTGAAATTTTCCAGCGGCAGCCGAATTCAGGAATCGTATTATGGCCTACCAAATACTGTAGCTGTCGGCGGCCAGCAATTCAACAGCACCGTGCCGATCCCAGGATTGTCCCCCTATGCATCCGAAACGGGCCTCGCCCTGACGATCTCTTCGACCACGGTCTTCGCCTGCACCCGGATGTCGGGGACGGCGGTGATCTCCCAGAATTGCCCGGCCGTCAAGGCGCCGACAGCAAACAGCCGGGCAGGC includes:
- a CDS encoding GntR family transcriptional regulator, producing the protein MSGALKDAAIRVERPTKTLRELALDKVREAIVNGYFRPGDRLVERDLCAQLGVSRTVVREVLRHLESEGLVANLPNKGPIVAQLDIDEARQIYEIRGALEGMAARLCAERGSPEIVAALEESLTAIRNSYRDHDMAAVLANTSSFYQKLFTMVDRHVAWGVVNLLTVRINHLRSMTIKTERRGIEGPLQMSKIIDAIRRGDGEGAQRAAMDHVAAASAIAEAVLSAQKPAE